One genomic segment of Virgibacillus doumboii includes these proteins:
- a CDS encoding EAL domain-containing protein: MVNQGKQPNILSILFNKDSKHLERNNVDRNEVLDYYASLAMNHPDLIIIFSPEGEIISQNWGSMNEFLGYSPNETVDHKEYLPTKSYHALRSSFYDALQGKTSRHEINLLNKYKQTIHAVVSVIPIKKTDDDVKGVYIIVRDNTEHKQTLESLELHKSHLEHAQQISKIGSWEYLIDEDQLTCSDYFYDIFGLDRDDTATIDKNFEFVHPDDYENAVNIVKTSIEKGISYVCDFRIYHGKTGELRYLKAQAEVIWKNNKPYKLVGVIRDYTSQQVLENKIDETKQNTKLLLDNLTVGFWMRNLSNGEMTYISKGAEELLQYPLYELYDKPDLWEELVHPVDKEVALKGRELLMNGESVRQHYRILCGDGTTKWVADQSIPWKKDDSEVTHSFGMLVDITAEVEMQHQLEYFSTHDQLTALPNQRSLYDRIDELCETASDKKFALLYLDLDRFQLINDSLGYHIGDKVLKKIASRLLSAIADGSYLARISSNDFVVLVEDYSTQEVIFEMAERIIEYIEEPIAVDGYEMHVTTSIGISFFPEDGDDKLSLIESAHAALYRAKQLGKNNYQLYSFSKDITSYKKFVLERDMRKAIENEEFEVYYQPQVETATGVITGAEALIRWNHAEWGLVSPGEFIPLAEENHLVHQIGDWVIENVCKQIRTWKDQGYTVRPISINVSPIRFMKKGLVEFVAEQLAQYDIPAKYLELEITEGSLLKNEKVVLNTLEGLRELGVKIAIDDFGTGYASMVYLREFNADTIKIDQVFIQNISDDNDKDTAIISSVLHLAKGLEMKVIAEGVEAYEQLEFLKQKECDEIQGYLFSKPVPLETFEQMLETGYLKPTKRKIKKVPEEERRSFYRLEFPSPVLGEMTIIEISKRKVNLGSANVLVEDIGLGGLKIVSSLKLPVNSAIKLKFKIELMGEEFLLDGQLAWKNEAKGDTFFYGIEFNISEPEEDRLAAVINKMSVLLKVNNDIPDTNFINQNPYAYIMRNHT, translated from the coding sequence ATGGTTAATCAGGGAAAGCAGCCAAATATTTTGTCAATTTTGTTCAATAAGGATTCCAAACATCTGGAGAGAAATAACGTAGACAGGAATGAAGTACTGGATTATTACGCGTCGTTAGCTATGAATCACCCGGACTTAATTATTATTTTCTCGCCGGAGGGAGAGATAATCTCCCAAAACTGGGGAAGCATGAATGAATTTTTGGGATATTCCCCTAATGAAACTGTTGACCATAAAGAATATTTACCAACCAAATCGTACCACGCTCTCAGATCTTCTTTTTACGATGCATTGCAAGGTAAAACAAGCAGACATGAGATTAATCTATTAAATAAATACAAGCAAACTATCCATGCAGTTGTGTCAGTGATCCCGATTAAAAAAACGGATGATGATGTGAAGGGTGTATACATTATCGTCCGGGATAACACGGAGCATAAACAAACATTAGAATCATTGGAATTACATAAAAGTCACCTGGAGCACGCGCAGCAAATTTCCAAGATTGGCAGCTGGGAATATTTGATTGACGAGGATCAATTGACTTGTTCCGATTATTTCTATGACATATTTGGCCTTGATCGGGATGACACTGCCACAATAGATAAGAATTTTGAATTTGTCCATCCGGATGATTATGAGAACGCTGTAAATATTGTAAAAACATCTATTGAGAAAGGCATAAGCTATGTTTGCGACTTTCGTATTTACCACGGAAAAACCGGTGAGTTGCGTTACCTAAAGGCACAGGCTGAGGTTATTTGGAAAAATAATAAACCATATAAACTCGTAGGAGTAATACGGGATTACACAAGTCAACAGGTTTTGGAAAATAAAATTGATGAAACTAAACAAAACACAAAACTATTATTGGATAATCTGACAGTAGGCTTTTGGATGAGAAACCTTTCCAACGGGGAAATGACCTATATTTCCAAGGGTGCTGAGGAGTTACTGCAATATCCATTATACGAACTTTACGATAAGCCTGATTTATGGGAAGAATTGGTTCATCCGGTAGACAAAGAGGTTGCGCTTAAAGGACGGGAGCTACTGATGAATGGCGAATCAGTTCGCCAACATTACAGGATTTTATGTGGTGATGGAACGACAAAATGGGTTGCTGATCAATCCATACCATGGAAAAAAGATGATAGCGAAGTAACACATTCATTCGGAATGCTGGTTGATATCACCGCTGAAGTTGAAATGCAGCATCAGCTTGAATATTTCTCAACACATGACCAGTTGACTGCTTTGCCGAACCAGCGCAGTTTATATGATAGAATAGATGAATTATGTGAGACAGCATCAGACAAAAAGTTTGCATTGTTGTATTTGGATTTGGATCGTTTTCAGCTTATTAACGATTCACTCGGCTATCATATTGGTGACAAGGTTCTTAAGAAGATTGCAAGCAGGTTGTTGTCCGCAATTGCAGATGGATCCTACCTGGCACGCATCAGCAGTAATGACTTTGTCGTTCTTGTTGAAGACTACTCAACGCAGGAAGTCATTTTTGAAATGGCTGAACGTATTATTGAATATATCGAAGAACCGATAGCTGTTGATGGATACGAAATGCATGTGACAACAAGTATTGGTATTAGTTTTTTCCCGGAGGATGGCGATGATAAGCTTTCATTAATCGAAAGTGCTCATGCAGCATTATATCGTGCCAAACAACTAGGGAAAAACAATTATCAGCTCTATTCTTTTTCAAAAGATATTACATCCTATAAGAAATTTGTACTGGAACGCGATATGCGTAAAGCGATTGAAAATGAAGAGTTTGAAGTTTATTACCAGCCACAGGTTGAAACCGCTACAGGTGTGATAACAGGCGCTGAAGCTTTAATCCGATGGAACCATGCTGAATGGGGGCTCGTATCACCTGGCGAATTTATCCCTTTGGCTGAAGAAAACCACCTTGTCCATCAGATTGGTGACTGGGTAATCGAAAATGTATGCAAACAAATACGAACGTGGAAGGATCAGGGCTATACCGTCCGACCCATTTCAATTAATGTATCCCCCATCCGGTTCATGAAAAAGGGTCTTGTTGAATTTGTAGCCGAACAGCTAGCCCAATATGATATTCCGGCCAAGTATCTGGAACTGGAAATTACCGAGGGATCCTTACTGAAAAACGAAAAGGTAGTATTAAATACACTGGAAGGCTTAAGAGAATTGGGTGTTAAGATTGCCATCGATGACTTTGGTACAGGATATGCATCAATGGTATACCTAAGAGAATTTAACGCCGATACCATTAAAATAGACCAGGTTTTTATCCAGAACATATCGGATGACAACGATAAGGATACAGCAATCATTTCGTCGGTTCTCCATTTGGCAAAAGGACTGGAAATGAAAGTTATCGCTGAGGGCGTTGAAGCGTATGAACAACTGGAATTTTTAAAACAAAAAGAATGTGATGAGATCCAGGGGTACTTATTTTCCAAGCCTGTTCCACTGGAAACGTTTGAGCAAATGCTCGAAACGGGTTATCTGAAACCAACGAAACGAAAAATAAAAAAAGTGCCGGAAGAGGAACGCAGAAGTTTTTATCGGCTTGAGTTCCCTTCACCGGTTCTTGGTGAGATGACAATCATTGAAATAAGCAAACGGAAAGTAAATCTCGGGTCTGCAAATGTGCTCGTTGAGGACATTGGACTTGGCGGATTGAAAATCGTTTCATCATTAAAGTTGCCTGTTAATTCTGCGATTAAGCTTAAATTTAAAATTGAATTAATGGGAGAAGAATTTCTTCTTGATGGGCAATTGGCATGGAAAAATGAAGCCAAGGGTGATACATTCTTTTACGGTATCGAATTTAACATCAGCGAACCTGAAGAAGACCGGTTAGCTGCAGTTATTAACAAGATGAGTGTCCTCTTGAAGGTAAATAACGACATTCCGGACACAAACTTTATCAACCAGAATCCATATGCATATATAATGAGAAATCACACGTAA
- a CDS encoding ABC transporter ATP-binding protein, whose amino-acid sequence MKIEVKNLSKKYGSTNALEDVSFTLTEPKIYGLLGRNGAGKTTFMEILSGHILASEGEILIDGEKPFDNQRLTESICLIKEGDNFKKDLKVKNVLRIYSYFYPTWDQQLADELIKEYNLNLNAKVKALSKGMASALGIIVGLSSKAPITIFDEPYIGLDAAARKKFYEILLEEYESEKRTIIFSTHLIDEVSLMFEEVLILQNGKLALREEAEVLRNNACAVSGTIEEVEAFIAGKEVIETKQLAGMMTAYVYGTVEQAKTAGLSVEGIPIQELMIYLTEKKGA is encoded by the coding sequence ATGAAGATTGAGGTTAAAAATTTATCAAAAAAATACGGGAGTACAAATGCGCTTGAAGATGTTTCGTTCACACTTACTGAACCGAAAATATATGGTTTGCTTGGCAGAAACGGAGCAGGAAAGACGACTTTCATGGAGATTTTGTCCGGTCATATTTTAGCGTCAGAGGGAGAAATTCTGATTGATGGTGAAAAACCGTTTGATAATCAGCGTCTGACCGAATCGATTTGCCTGATTAAAGAAGGCGATAACTTTAAAAAGGATTTGAAGGTGAAAAATGTACTGCGGATTTATTCTTACTTTTATCCGACATGGGATCAGCAACTGGCTGATGAGCTGATCAAAGAGTATAACCTGAATCTGAATGCAAAGGTGAAAGCTCTGTCCAAAGGGATGGCATCCGCTCTAGGAATAATCGTAGGTTTGTCGAGCAAGGCGCCAATCACGATTTTTGACGAGCCATACATCGGGCTTGATGCCGCAGCACGGAAAAAGTTTTATGAAATTCTGCTGGAAGAATATGAATCTGAAAAACGGACAATTATTTTTTCCACACATTTAATTGATGAAGTCAGCTTAATGTTTGAGGAAGTGCTCATACTTCAGAATGGAAAACTTGCCTTAAGAGAGGAAGCAGAAGTGCTTCGAAACAATGCGTGTGCTGTTTCCGGCACAATCGAAGAGGTTGAAGCATTTATCGCCGGTAAAGAAGTAATTGAGACAAAGCAACTTGCAGGCATGATGACTGCATATGTTTATGGAACCGTGGAACAGGCAAAAACAGCAGGATTATCTGTGGAAGGTATTCCAATCCAGGAACTGATGATTTATTTAACGGAGAAGAAGGGAGCATAA
- a CDS encoding ATP-dependent Clp protease ATP-binding subunit — MNCQNCGIQPATINVAMQINNEKMQMHVCNKCFREIQGSLMNGGGHEFGQNQQGGFGENFFQGNGQSFTGTKTEQQAGNGNGLLDQLGKNVSQAARAGLIDPVIGRDTEVKRVIETLNRRNKNNPVLIGEPGVGKTAIAEGLALKIAEGKVPAKLTNKEIYLLDVASLVANTGVRGQFEERMKQLVQELQSRKNVILFVDEIHQIVGAGTAESSQMDAGNILKPALARGEMQLIGATTLKEYRQIEKDAALERRLQPIIVKEPSAEEAVQILNGIKDRYEKFHEVRYSDEAIQAFVSLSQRYIQDRFLPDKAIDLMDEVGSRLNLDNAEKDSDSIQNRLDEIVRDKEAAAEKEDYEKAANLRYQEIQLQKQLEKAKDEEQVVDVDVSDIQLIVEEKTGIPVTKLQTAEQEQMRNLGENLSAKVIGQDEAVQKVAKAVRRSRAGLKSKYRPIGSFLFIGPTGVGKTELTKALAEEIFGSRDNMIRLDMSEYMEKHAVSKIIGSPPGYVGHEEAGQLTERVRRNPYSILLLDEVEKAHPDVQNMFLQIMEDGHLTDSHGRMVSFKDTVIIMTSNAGTGVKEVNVGFNRSEHESVSTLENLSAYFKPEFLNRFDSIITFNELTEDNLVKIVDLMLAELEETIEENNISISITDEAKQELVRLGYDRRFGARPLRRVIQDKIEDQLTDLILEEETVASVKVAVTDGEIVVAKSE, encoded by the coding sequence ATGAATTGTCAAAACTGTGGTATTCAACCAGCAACAATAAATGTAGCTATGCAAATCAACAATGAAAAAATGCAGATGCACGTATGTAATAAATGTTTTCGTGAAATACAAGGAAGTTTGATGAATGGTGGTGGCCATGAATTTGGTCAAAACCAGCAGGGAGGATTCGGAGAGAACTTTTTCCAGGGAAATGGTCAAAGTTTTACCGGGACAAAGACAGAGCAACAAGCTGGTAATGGCAATGGACTGCTTGATCAACTTGGTAAAAACGTTTCCCAGGCAGCGCGCGCTGGTCTGATTGATCCGGTTATTGGACGTGACACCGAAGTAAAACGTGTGATTGAAACGTTAAATCGCCGCAACAAGAACAATCCCGTTCTTATCGGTGAACCTGGTGTTGGTAAAACAGCCATCGCGGAAGGACTTGCCCTTAAAATTGCTGAAGGGAAAGTACCGGCTAAATTGACGAATAAAGAAATTTATTTGCTTGATGTTGCTTCACTTGTTGCAAATACAGGTGTTCGCGGTCAGTTTGAAGAGCGGATGAAGCAGCTCGTTCAGGAACTGCAATCACGTAAAAATGTTATTTTATTTGTCGATGAAATCCATCAAATCGTTGGTGCCGGAACTGCAGAAAGCTCACAAATGGATGCGGGAAATATTTTAAAACCTGCACTAGCCCGTGGCGAAATGCAACTGATCGGTGCGACTACATTGAAGGAGTACCGTCAGATTGAAAAAGACGCAGCATTGGAACGCCGTTTGCAGCCAATTATTGTTAAAGAACCTTCAGCAGAGGAAGCTGTTCAAATTTTAAACGGAATTAAAGATCGTTATGAGAAGTTCCATGAAGTCCGTTATTCTGATGAAGCAATCCAGGCATTTGTATCCTTGTCACAGCGCTATATCCAGGATCGTTTCTTACCGGACAAAGCGATTGACCTGATGGATGAAGTCGGATCACGTCTGAACCTGGACAATGCAGAAAAAGACTCGGATTCCATTCAAAATCGTCTGGATGAAATCGTCCGTGACAAAGAAGCAGCTGCTGAAAAAGAAGATTATGAAAAAGCAGCAAATCTTCGTTACCAGGAAATCCAGCTGCAAAAACAACTGGAAAAAGCGAAAGACGAAGAACAGGTTGTTGATGTGGATGTTTCCGATATCCAATTAATTGTCGAGGAGAAAACCGGAATTCCGGTAACCAAGCTGCAAACCGCTGAACAGGAGCAAATGCGTAACCTGGGCGAAAATCTAAGTGCAAAAGTTATTGGTCAGGATGAAGCGGTACAAAAAGTTGCCAAAGCTGTCCGCCGCAGCCGTGCCGGATTGAAATCAAAATACCGTCCAATCGGTTCATTCCTGTTTATCGGACCAACAGGTGTCGGTAAAACAGAACTGACCAAGGCACTTGCCGAAGAAATATTTGGTTCACGGGACAATATGATTCGCCTTGATATGAGTGAATATATGGAAAAACACGCGGTGTCTAAAATTATCGGTTCACCTCCTGGCTATGTTGGTCATGAAGAAGCAGGCCAACTAACTGAGCGTGTTCGCCGTAACCCTTACTCCATTCTTTTATTGGATGAAGTTGAGAAAGCACACCCTGACGTGCAAAACATGTTCCTGCAAATTATGGAGGACGGTCATCTGACTGATTCACACGGTCGTATGGTAAGTTTCAAAGATACAGTAATCATCATGACAAGTAACGCAGGCACTGGAGTGAAGGAAGTCAACGTCGGATTCAACCGTTCTGAACATGAGTCCGTTTCAACACTTGAAAACTTAAGTGCTTATTTCAAACCGGAATTCCTCAACCGTTTCGACAGTATCATTACCTTCAATGAACTGACAGAGGATAATCTGGTGAAAATCGTTGACCTGATGCTTGCAGAACTGGAAGAAACAATTGAGGAAAATAACATATCCATCTCAATAACAGATGAAGCCAAACAGGAACTTGTACGACTTGGCTATGACCGCCGATTCGGTGCAAGACCGTTACGCCGGGTAATCCAGGACAAAATCGAGGATCAATTGACCGACCTGATCCTGGAAGAAGAAACAGTTGCATCTGTAAAAGTTGCTGTTACTGATGGTGAAATTGTTGTTGCAAAAAGTGAATAA
- a CDS encoding GntR family transcriptional regulator, producing MKKQLDENKPIFQQIKEQLEDSIINGSVKPGERVPSTNEFAKYYQINPATAAKGINELVDEDILVKRRGVGMFVTEDAKSILIEKRKQTFYENFMLPLKSEASKLHIRKEELVEMINREGTLNED from the coding sequence ATGAAAAAGCAATTAGATGAAAACAAACCAATTTTTCAGCAGATTAAAGAACAACTGGAAGACTCGATCATCAACGGATCGGTTAAGCCGGGGGAACGTGTCCCTTCTACAAACGAATTTGCTAAATACTATCAAATAAACCCCGCAACTGCTGCAAAGGGAATTAACGAACTCGTTGACGAGGATATTTTAGTAAAACGAAGGGGTGTTGGAATGTTCGTAACGGAGGATGCCAAGTCGATTTTAATCGAAAAGCGAAAACAAACATTTTATGAAAACTTCATGCTTCCACTGAAAAGCGAGGCAAGTAAACTGCACATCAGGAAAGAAGAATTGGTGGAAATGATAAACAGGGAGGGTACGTTAAATGAAGATTGA
- the mbcS gene encoding acyl-CoA synthetase MbcS has translation MNREDLIAPSDYNIVMEMERFAADPTRKALIWQDDSGQSKEITYEQLMKNVNKIGNVFLGHGLKKGDKILIMIPRLIEAYETYLAALKTGIIIIPSSEMLKTKDLQYRISHGEVSGVVSYYPFVDQYSDIKEYDQLKLFSVGKRVDGWNDLDTLKESASDQLAMADTKSDDIAFLPYTSGTTGNPKGVVHTHGWGFAHLKTASANWLAINEGDKVWATAGPGWQKWIWSPFLSVLGAGATGFVYNGKFDPKTYLGLLQDNEINVLCCTPTEYRLMAKVDNLDDYQLPALHSAVSAGEPLNREVIDTFRKYFDVTVRDGYGQTENTLLLGFMKDTVVKPGSMGKPTPGNDVEVVDEDGKPVPAEKIGDIAVKMDCPALFREYYKDPERTKMSQRGEYYVTGDQASKDEEGYFWFEGRSDDIIISSGYTIGPFEVEDALVKHPSVQECAVVASPDEIRGNIVKAFVVLQSGVDASNPDLVKELQDHVKELTAPYKYPRQIDFIDELPKTTSGKIRRVELRQKEKLKS, from the coding sequence ATGAACAGAGAAGACTTAATTGCTCCGAGTGATTATAATATTGTGATGGAGATGGAGCGGTTTGCAGCAGATCCAACTAGAAAAGCATTAATCTGGCAGGATGACAGCGGCCAGTCGAAAGAGATAACATATGAACAACTGATGAAAAATGTAAACAAAATTGGAAACGTTTTCCTGGGGCATGGATTGAAAAAGGGCGATAAAATATTAATCATGATTCCAAGATTAATAGAAGCATATGAAACGTATCTGGCAGCATTGAAAACCGGGATTATCATTATTCCGAGTTCGGAAATGCTGAAGACAAAGGATTTGCAGTATCGCATCAGCCATGGTGAGGTAAGCGGTGTTGTCAGCTACTATCCTTTTGTTGATCAATACAGTGATATAAAAGAATATGATCAGTTAAAATTATTTTCTGTCGGTAAACGGGTTGACGGCTGGAATGACCTGGACACGCTGAAAGAGAGTGCCTCTGACCAATTGGCTATGGCCGATACGAAAAGTGATGATATTGCATTTTTGCCATATACATCCGGAACTACCGGTAATCCAAAGGGTGTTGTACATACACATGGCTGGGGTTTTGCCCATCTAAAAACAGCATCCGCAAATTGGCTTGCTATTAATGAAGGGGACAAGGTCTGGGCTACTGCAGGTCCCGGATGGCAAAAATGGATCTGGAGTCCGTTCCTGTCGGTATTGGGTGCCGGTGCAACCGGGTTTGTATATAATGGCAAGTTTGACCCGAAAACATATCTGGGATTATTGCAGGACAACGAAATTAATGTGTTGTGCTGTACACCGACCGAGTACCGCTTGATGGCAAAGGTTGATAATCTGGATGACTATCAGCTGCCTGCGCTTCACAGTGCCGTCTCAGCAGGTGAACCTCTGAACAGGGAAGTAATTGATACATTCCGGAAGTATTTTGATGTGACGGTCCGGGATGGCTATGGTCAAACAGAAAATACATTGCTGCTTGGCTTCATGAAGGATACAGTAGTTAAACCAGGGTCGATGGGGAAACCGACACCAGGAAATGACGTGGAAGTAGTTGATGAAGACGGTAAACCAGTGCCTGCTGAGAAAATCGGCGATATCGCAGTAAAAATGGATTGTCCGGCATTGTTCCGTGAATATTACAAGGACCCGGAACGCACGAAAATGTCACAGCGAGGCGAATACTATGTTACCGGTGATCAGGCATCAAAAGATGAAGAAGGGTACTTTTGGTTTGAAGGACGCAGTGATGATATTATTATCAGTTCCGGCTATACAATAGGACCTTTCGAAGTGGAGGATGCATTGGTCAAACATCCATCTGTACAGGAATGTGCCGTTGTTGCAAGCCCTGATGAGATTCGCGGAAATATCGTCAAAGCATTTGTTGTCTTGCAGAGCGGTGTTGATGCAAGCAATCCTGATTTAGTCAAAGAATTGCAGGATCATGTAAAAGAGCTGACTGCTCCGTATAAATATCCAAGGCAAATTGACTTTATTGACGAATTGCCAAAAACCACGTCAGGTAAAATCAGAAGGGTAGAGTTGAGGCAGAAGGAAAAACTTAAAAGTTAA
- a CDS encoding ComEC/Rec2 family competence protein, which translates to MQLYRKTIKSIMIIAILFTAGPANYIHAEQQTKMDVHFIDVGQGDSILIETPSDKTILIDGGPPKAGKKVVAFLKEQEVKKIDLLIATHPDIDHIGGLTEVLKVFEVDRLIDSGKLHSTKTYARYISEILRRRIPIEIAQNNDLIKIDPHLKIRILNTHSGSKDSNASSIALKISYKKIDFLLMADIEKEQEKKLIKKYDLQSEILKVAHHGSHTSTFTDFLKEVSPEVAILTYSKKNNFGHPVDRVIENLNNVGAAIYSTEVFGDTTITTNGKNYIIMNERSPVDNLTAG; encoded by the coding sequence ATGCAGTTATACAGAAAAACCATAAAGTCAATAATGATAATTGCAATCCTGTTCACAGCAGGACCTGCAAATTACATACACGCAGAACAACAGACTAAAATGGATGTTCATTTCATTGATGTCGGTCAGGGGGACAGTATTCTGATTGAGACACCTTCCGATAAAACCATTCTGATTGACGGTGGACCACCAAAAGCGGGTAAAAAAGTGGTCGCATTTCTGAAAGAACAAGAGGTTAAAAAGATTGATCTGCTAATTGCGACACACCCGGATATTGACCATATTGGCGGTCTTACAGAAGTGTTGAAGGTATTTGAGGTGGATAGACTGATTGATTCAGGGAAACTTCATTCGACGAAAACATATGCGAGGTATATCAGTGAAATATTAAGGCGGCGAATTCCCATTGAAATTGCTCAGAATAATGATTTGATTAAAATTGATCCGCATCTTAAAATACGGATTCTCAATACACACAGTGGGTCAAAGGACAGTAATGCATCCTCTATTGCATTGAAAATCAGCTATAAAAAAATCGACTTTTTACTGATGGCTGATATTGAAAAAGAACAGGAAAAGAAGCTGATTAAAAAATATGATTTGCAGTCGGAGATATTAAAAGTTGCCCATCATGGGTCACACACAAGTACGTTTACTGATTTTTTAAAAGAAGTGAGTCCGGAAGTTGCCATTCTAACTTACAGCAAAAAGAACAATTTTGGACATCCGGTTGACCGGGTGATTGAGAACCTAAATAACGTTGGTGCAGCGATATACTCAACAGAAGTGTTTGGCGATACAACCATCACCACTAATGGGAAGAACTATATTATTATGAATGAGCGAAGTCCCGTGGATAATTTAACAGCAGGATAG
- a CDS encoding toxin-antitoxin system HicB family antitoxin — translation MTKKKNFPLRIDPKLYDILQSWAKDEFRSVNSHVEFLLRESAKKAGRLPKSQDKKIGED, via the coding sequence ATGACGAAAAAAAAGAATTTCCCGTTACGTATAGACCCGAAACTATATGATATTTTGCAATCCTGGGCAAAAGATGAATTCCGCAGCGTTAACAGCCACGTAGAATTTTTACTGCGGGAATCGGCAAAAAAAGCCGGACGATTACCAAAATCACAGGATAAAAAAATAGGAGAAGATTAA
- a CDS encoding SPFH domain-containing protein, which yields MREKDAWMMNGYVGILAIAVLLAVTVFSFFEEHFVIGGIALVIAITLGSGITLIQPNQSAVVIFLGKYMGSIRKEGIVITVPFSIRRTISLRVRNFNSKRLKVNDVNGNPIEIAAVIVFKVVDAAKAVFDVDRYEQFVEIQSETAIRAVATKYPYDTFTDNEMTLRGNAEEVSNHLTNDLQERLTVAGVEVIEARLTHLAYSTEIAQAMLQRQQASAIIAARKQIVDGAVGMVQDAIEQLERDGIVELDDERRVAMTNNLLVSIVSDHGTQPVVNTGTLYQ from the coding sequence ATACGTGAAAAAGATGCTTGGATGATGAATGGTTATGTAGGAATTTTAGCAATTGCTGTCCTGTTGGCTGTTACTGTATTCAGTTTTTTCGAGGAACATTTTGTTATTGGTGGCATCGCCCTCGTAATAGCTATTACACTGGGAAGTGGAATTACTTTAATTCAGCCGAACCAGTCAGCTGTAGTTATTTTCCTGGGGAAGTACATGGGAAGCATTCGAAAAGAAGGAATTGTCATTACGGTTCCATTTTCTATCAGAAGGACAATTTCGCTTCGTGTCCGGAACTTTAACAGTAAGCGATTGAAAGTTAACGATGTGAATGGTAATCCTATTGAAATCGCTGCCGTTATTGTTTTCAAGGTGGTTGATGCAGCAAAAGCTGTCTTTGATGTGGATCGGTACGAGCAATTCGTTGAGATTCAAAGTGAGACTGCAATCCGTGCTGTGGCAACGAAGTATCCGTATGATACATTTACCGATAATGAAATGACTTTACGGGGGAATGCCGAGGAAGTGTCCAACCATTTAACGAATGACCTGCAGGAGCGTCTGACAGTTGCGGGGGTGGAGGTCATCGAAGCACGTCTAACACACCTCGCCTACTCTACAGAAATTGCCCAGGCAATGCTGCAGCGTCAGCAGGCAAGTGCGATCATTGCAGCTCGTAAACAAATTGTTGATGGAGCTGTCGGAATGGTCCAGGATGCAATCGAACAATTGGAACGGGATGGTATTGTGGAATTGGATGATGAACGTCGCGTAGCAATGACCAACAACCTGCTCGTATCAATTGTTTCTGATCACGGGACACAACCAGTCGTCAATACAGGCACACTTTATCAATAG